Proteins encoded by one window of Arabidopsis thaliana chromosome 2, partial sequence:
- a CDS encoding Malectin/receptor-like protein kinase family protein (Malectin/receptor-like protein kinase family protein; FUNCTIONS IN: kinase activity; INVOLVED IN: protein amino acid phosphorylation; LOCATED IN: endomembrane system; EXPRESSED IN: 11 plant structures; EXPRESSED DURING: L mature pollen stage, M germinated pollen stage, 4 anthesis, C globular stage, petal differentiation and expansion stage; CONTAINS InterPro DOMAIN/s: Protein kinase, ATP binding site (InterPro:IPR017441), Malectin/receptor-like protein kinase (InterPro:IPR021720), Protein kinase, catalytic domain (InterPro:IPR000719), Serine-threonine/tyrosine-protein kinase (InterPro:IPR001245), Protein kinase-like domain (InterPro:IPR011009), Serine/threonine-protein kinase, active site (InterPro:IPR008271); BEST Arabidopsis thaliana protein match is: Malectin/receptor-like protein kinase family protein (TAIR:AT4G39110.1); Has 115577 Blast hits to 114411 proteins in 4422 species: Archae - 101; Bacteria - 13279; Metazoa - 43016; Fungi - 9702; Plants - 32778; Viruses - 370; Other Eukaryotes - 16331 (source: NCBI BLink).) yields MEIRKKPNIPMCLVLDSSSRPFMTLLFTILLFLTGLASAVGAVGGSPTAGFKPADDILIDCGSKSSTKTPEGRVFKSDSETVQYIEAKDDIQVSAPPSDKLPSPIYLTAKIFREEAIYKFHLTRPGWHWVRLHFFAFPNDKFDLQQATFSVLTEKYVLLHNFKLSNDNNDSQATVQKEYLLNMTDAQFALRFKPMKGSAAFINGIELVSAPDELISDAGTSLFPVNGFSGLSDYAYQSVYRVNVGGPLITPQNDTLGRTWTPDKEYLKDENLAKDVKTNPTAIIYPPGVTPLIAPQTVYATGAEMADSQTIDPNFNVTWNFPSNPSFHYFIRLHFCDIISKSLNDLYFNVYINGKTAISGLDLSTVAGDLSAPYYKDIVVNSTLMTSELQVQIGPMGEDTGKKNAILNGVEVLKMSNSVNSLDGEFGVDGQRASMGKQGMVATAGFVMMFGAFVGLGAMVYKWKKRPQDWQKRNSFSSWLLPIHAGDSTFMTSKTGSHKSNLYNSALGLGRYFSLSELQEVTKNFDASEIIGVGGFGNVYIGTIDDGTQVAIKRGNPQSEQGITEFHTEIQMLSKLRHRHLVSLIGYCDENAEMILVYEYMSNGPFRDHLYGKNLSPLTWKQRLEICIGAARGLHYLHTGTAQGIIHRDVKSTNILLDEALVAKVADFGLSKDVAFGQNHVSTAVKGSFGYLDPEYFRRQQLTDKSDVYSFGVVLLEALCARPAINPQLPREQVNLAEWAMLWKQKGLLEKIIDPHLVGAVNPESMKKFAEAAEKCLADYGVDRPTMGDVLWNLEYALQLQEAFSQGKAEAEEVETPKPVAVPAAAPTSPAATTAAASERPVSQTEEKDDSTVDQHSGTTMFTQFASLNGR; encoded by the coding sequence ATGGAgataagaaagaaaccaaacatacCCATGTGTCTTGTCTTAGATTCTTCTTCCAGGCCCTTCATGACTCTCCTCTTCACCATCCTCCTCTTCTTAACCGGCCTAGCTTCAGCGGTTGGCGCCGTCGGTGGTAGCCCAACTGCTGGTTTCAAACCGGCTGATGACATTCTCATTGATTGTGGTAGCAAGTCATCAACCAAAACCCCTGAAGGTAGAGTCTTTAAGAGTGACTCAGAAACGGTTCAGTACATAGAAGCCAAAGACGATATTCAGGTCTCTGCTCCACCTTCAGATAAACTCCCTTCTCCTATTTACCTTACCGCGAAAATCTTCCGCGAAGAAGCCATTTACAAGTTCCATTTGACCCGTCCTGGTTGGCATTGGGTTCGTCTCCATTTCTTTGCCTTTCCCAATGACAAGTTTGATCTCCAACAAGCaactttctctgttttaacaGAGAAGTATGTCTTGCTTCATAACTTTAAACTAAGTAACGACAACAATGATAGCCAAGCTACTGTTCAGAAAGAGTACCTCCTCAACATGACCGATGCACAATTCGCCCTAAGGTTCAAGCCTATGAAAGGCTCTGCGGCTTTCATCAACGGTATAGAACTTGTGTCAGCTCCAGACGAACTTATCTCTGATGCAGGCACTTCTCTTTTCCCTGTCAACGGTTTTTCGGGTTTGTCTGATTACGCATACCAGTCCGTTTACAGGGTTAATGTTGGTGGCCCCTTGATCACGCCACAGAATGACACACTAGGAAGAACTTGGACACCTGACAAAGAATACTTAAAAGATGAGAATCTAGCTAAGGATGTTAAAACAAACCCTACAGCGATCATCTATCCTCCTGGAGTTACACCGCTGATAGCGCCACAAACGGTTTACGCAACAGGAGCAGAGATGGCTGATTCTCAAACCATAGATCCTAACTTCAATGTTACATGGAATTTCCCATCAAACCCATCATTTCACTACTTCATTCGTCTTCATTTCTGTGACATCATCAGCAAGTCTCTTAATGACCTCTACTTCAACGTTTACATCAATGGAAAGACCGCTATTTCCGGGCTAGATTTGTCCACTGTAGCTGGAGATCTTTCTGCTCCTTACTACAAAGACATTGTGGTGAACTCGACACTTATGACATCTGAGCTTCAGGTCCAGATTGGTCCTATGGGAGAAGACACTGGGAAAAAGAACGCGATCTTGAACGGTGTCGAGGTCTTGAAGATGAGCAACTCTGTGAACAGTCTTGATGGAGAATTTGGAGTGGATGGTCAAAGAGCGAGTATGGGGAAGCAGGGGATGGTTGCAACCGCGGGTTTTGTGATGATGTTTGGAGCCTTCGTAGGTCTTGGAGCAATGGTTTACAAGTGGAAGAAGAGACCACAAGATTGGCAGAAGAGAAACAGTTTCTCTTCTTGGTTACTTCCAATACACGCTGGTGACAGTACCTTCATGACAAGCAAAACAGGTTCTCACAAATCCAACTTGTACAATTCCGCGCTTGGCCTCGGACGCTATTTCTCCCTCTCTGAGCTTCAAGAAGTCACAAAGAACTTCGATGCATCAGAGATCATCGGTGTTGGTGGATTTGGTAACGTTTACATTGGTACCATTGACGATGGAACTCAAGTTGCTATCAAACGAGGCAATCCACAGTCAGAGCAAGGGATCACAGAGTTTCATACAGAGATTCAGATGCTATCTAAGCTTAGACACAGACACTTAGTCTCATTGATTGGATACTGCGATGAGAACGCAGAGATGATCCTTGTATACGAATACATGTCCAATGGTCCTTTTAGAGATCATCTTTATGGGAAGAATCTTTCTCCTTTGACTTGGAAACAAAGACTGGAGATCTGCATTGGAGCTGCTCGTGGACTTCACTATTTACACACAGGAACAGCTCAAGGCATTATCCATCGTGACGTCAAATCCACAAATATTCTTCTTGATGAAGCTTTAGTTGCAAAAGTTGCTGACTTTGGTCTCTCCAAAGACGTTGCCTTTGGACAAAACCATGTTAGTACGGCTGTGAAAGGTAGTTTTGGGTATTTAGACCCGGAATACTTCAGGAGACAGCAACTTACAGACAAATCCGATGTTTATTCCTTTGGTGTTGTTCTACTAGAAGCTCTATGTGCAAGACCAGCCATTAATCCTCAGCTTCCAAGGGAACAAGTTAACTTAGCCGAATGGGCTATGCTATGGAAACAAAAAGGTTTACTCGAAAAGATCATCGACCCTCATCTCGTTGGTGCTGTGAATCCTGAATCAATGAAAAAGTTTGCAGAAGCTGCAGAGAAGTGTTTAGCAGATTATGGTGTTGATAGACCAACAATGGGAGATGTATTGTGGAACTTAGAATATGCTCTTCAGCTTCAAGAGGCTTTTTCTCAGGGTAAAGCTGAGGCTGAGGAGGTTGAGACTCCCAAGCCTGTGGCTGTCCCTGCTGCTGCGCCGACTTCACCTGCTGCCACCACTGCTGCAGCAAGTGAACGTCCAGTTTCTCAGACTGAAGAGAAGGATGACTCAACGGTGGACCAACACTCTGGAACCACCATGTTTACTCAGTTTGCTAGCCTTAACGGAAGATAA
- a CDS encoding Defensin-like (DEFL) family protein (Defensin-like (DEFL) family protein; LOCATED IN: endomembrane system; BEST Arabidopsis thaliana protein match is: unknown protein (TAIR:AT1G47317.1); Has 35333 Blast hits to 34131 proteins in 2444 species: Archae - 798; Bacteria - 22429; Metazoa - 974; Fungi - 991; Plants - 531; Viruses - 0; Other Eukaryotes - 9610 (source: NCBI BLink).) translates to MAASKTTIFIVFVLCLSCTLLVNISGIQATSSTLKESLTAEIKPTKVDRCKTDRDCPQSHRCQKDFYYGCVVGECICRAV, encoded by the exons ATGGCCGCATCAAAAACTACAATCTTCATCGTTTTCGTTCTTTGTCTTTCAT GCACGCTGTTGGTGAATATATCTGGAATTCAAGCCACTAGCTCGACATTAAAAGAGAGTCTAACAGCTGAGATTAAGCCGACGAAGGTGGATCGGTGCAAGACGGATCGTGATTGTCCCCAATCTCATCGATGCCAAAAAGACTTTTATTATGGTTGCGTTGTTGGAGAATGTATTTGTAGAGCTGTTTGA
- the SAE2 gene encoding SUMO-activating enzyme 2 (SUMO-activating enzyme 2 (SAE2); CONTAINS InterPro DOMAIN/s: Ubiquitin-activating enzyme repeat (InterPro:IPR000127), Ubiquitin-activating enzyme (InterPro:IPR019572), UBA/THIF-type NAD/FAD binding fold (InterPro:IPR000594), Molybdenum cofactor biosynthesis, MoeB (InterPro:IPR009036), NAD(P)-binding domain (InterPro:IPR016040); BEST Arabidopsis thaliana protein match is: E1 C-terminal related 1 (TAIR:AT5G19180.1); Has 35333 Blast hits to 34131 proteins in 2444 species: Archae - 798; Bacteria - 22429; Metazoa - 974; Fungi - 991; Plants - 531; Viruses - 0; Other Eukaryotes - 9610 (source: NCBI BLink).) — translation MATQQQQSAIKGAKVLMVGAGGIGCELLKTLALSGFEDIHIIDMDTIEVSNLNRQFLFRRSHVGQSKAKVARDAVLRFRPNINIRSYHANVKNPEFDVDFFKQFDVVLNGLDNLDARRHVNRLCLAADVPLVESGTTGFLGQVTVHIKGKTECYECQTKPAPKTYPVCTITSTPTKFVHCIVWAKDLLFAKLFGDKNQDNDLNVRSNNSASSSKETEDVFERSEDEDIEQYGRKIYDHVFGSNIEAALSNEETWKNRRRPRPIYSKDVLPESLTQQNGSTQNCSVTDGDLMVSAMPSLGLKNPQELWGLTQNSLVFIEALKLFFAKRKKEIGHLTFDKDDQLAVEFVTAAANIRAESFGIPLHSLFEAKGIAGNIVHAVATTNAIIAGLIVIEAIKVLKKDVDKFRMTYCLEHPSKKLLLMPIEPYEPNPACYVCSETPLVLEINTRKSKLRDLVDKIVKTKLGMNLPLIMHGNSLLYEVGDDLDDIMVANYNANLEKYLSELPSPILNGSILTVEDLQQELSCKINVKHRFFSEILNPVLNSVWFLIILPSTFPKLFHFTESRNQDGLSLDIILGFSNVTIRRVLTMFETGRRLTHPLLILFCHREEFDEEKEPEGMVLSGWTPSPATNGESASTSNNENPVDVTESSSGSEPASKKRRLSETEASNHKKETENVESEDDDIMEVENPMMVSKKKIRVE, via the exons ATGGCTACGCAACAACAGCAATCCGCCATTAAA GGCGCGAAAGTGCTTATGGTTGGAGCTGGTGGGATTGGTTGCGAGTTACTTAAGACTCTTGCTCTTTCTGGATTCGAGGACATTCATATT ATTGACATGGACACTATTGAAGTCAGTAACCTGAATAGGCAATTTCTATTCCGTCGTTCTCATGTTGGGCAGTCTAAGGCTAAG GTTGCCAGAGATGCAGTCTTGAGATTTAGGCCTAACATTAATATAAGATCATACCATGCAAATGTGAAGAATCCCGAGTTTGATGTTGATTTTTTCAAGCAATTTGATGTTGTTCTGAATGGGCTGGACAACTTGGACGCAAGGCGTCATGTGAATCGCCTTTGTCTTGCAGCTGATGTTCCTCTTGTAGAAAGTGGGACAACGGGCTTCCTTGGACAG GTAACTGTGCATATAAAGGGAAAAACAGAATGTTATGAGTGCCAAACCAAACCTGCTCCAAAGACTTATCCTGTGTGTACAATAACCAGCACGCCAACTAAG TTTGTGCACTGTATTGTATGGGCAAAAGACCTGCTCTTTGCAAAGTTGTTTGGCGACAAGAATCAAGATAATGATCTTAATGTGCGATCCAACAATTCTGCAAGCTCatccaaagaaacagaagatgtATTTGAACGttcagaagatgaagatatTGAGCAGTATGGTAGGAAGATATATGATCATGTGTTTGGTTCTAACATTGAAGCGGCTTTGTCCAATGAAGAGACATGGAAAAATCGCAGACGACCAAGGCCTATATACAGTAAGGATGTCTTGCCTGAAAGTCTGACTCAACAAAATGGAAGCACTCAGAATTGTTCTGTTACTGATGGTGATTTAATGGTCTCTGCCATGCCATCGCTTGGCCTGAAGAATCCACAGGAATTGTGGGGTCTAACGCAGAATTCTCTTGTGTTCATAGAAGCATTGAAGTTGTTCTTCGCCAAGAGAAAGAAG GAAATAGGACACCTTACTTTTGACAAAGATGATCAGTTAGCTGTAGAATTTGTTACTGCTGCTGCAAATATCCGTGCTGAGTCTTTCGGAATTCCTTTGCACAGCCTTTTTGAAGCGAAAGGTATTGCTGGAAACATTGTTCATGCTGTTGCTACGACCAACGCCATTATTGCTGGTTTAATTGTCATTGAAGCAATCAAAGTGCTGAAAAAGGATGTGGACAAGTTCAG AATGACATATTGCTTAGAACACCCAAGCAAAAAGCTGCTGCTTATGCCAATCGAGCCATATGAACCTAATCCTGCTTGCTATGTCTGTTCCGAG ACCCCATTAGTACTCGAGATCAATACTCGGAAATCAAAACTACGGGATCTAGTTGATAAAATTGTGAAAACCAAGCTTGGAATGAACCTACCGTTGATTATGCACGGGAATTCGCTTCTGTATGAAGTTGGCGATGATCTTGATGATATTATGGTTGCAAACTACAACGCTAATCTTGAGAAG TATCTATCAGAACTTCCTTCTCCCATTCTTAACGGAAGCATTCTCACAGTCGAAGATCTTCAACAAGAGCTATCTTGCAAGATAAATGTCAAGCACAggtttttttctgaaattttgaATCCTGTTTTAAATTCAGTTTGGTTTCTGATTATATTACCATCGACTTTCCCTAAACTCTTCCATTTCACTGAATCACGAAATCAAGATGGGTTATCATTAGACATCATCCTAGGATTCTCAAATGTAACTATTAGGAGAGTCCTTACCATGTTTGAAACTGGCAGACGTTTAACGCATCCTTTACTTATTCTGTTCTGTCACAGGGAAGAATTTGACGAGGAAAAAGAACCTGAAGGAATGGTACTCTCTGGATGGACACCATCTCCAGCTACCAATGGCGAGAGCGCATCAACATCAAACAACGAGAACCCAGTTGATGTTACAGAGAGTTCCTCAGGATCCGAGCCTGCTTCTAAGAAGAGAAGACTCTCTGAGACCGAGGCCAGTAAtcataagaaagaaacagagaacgtcgagagtgaagatgatgatatcaTGGAGGTTGAAAATCCCATGATGGTgagcaaaaagaagataagagtTGAATAG
- the SAE2 gene encoding SUMO-activating enzyme 2 (SUMO-activating enzyme 2 (SAE2); CONTAINS InterPro DOMAIN/s: Ubiquitin-activating enzyme repeat (InterPro:IPR000127), Ubiquitin-activating enzyme (InterPro:IPR019572), UBA/THIF-type NAD/FAD binding fold (InterPro:IPR000594), Molybdenum cofactor biosynthesis, MoeB (InterPro:IPR009036), NAD(P)-binding domain (InterPro:IPR016040); BEST Arabidopsis thaliana protein match is: E1 C-terminal related 1 (TAIR:AT5G19180.1).) yields the protein MATQQQQSAIKGAKVLMVGAGGIGCELLKTLALSGFEDIHIIDMDTIEVSNLNRQFLFRRSHVGQSKAKVARDAVLRFRPNINIRSYHANVKNPEFDVDFFKQFDVVLNGLDNLDARRHVNRLCLAADVPLVESGTTGFLGQVTVHIKGKTECYECQTKPAPKTYPVCTITSTPTKFVHCIVWAKDLLFAKLFGDKNQDNDLNVRSNNSASSSKETEDVFERSEDEDIEQYGRKIYDHVFGSNIEAALSNEETWKNRRRPRPIYSKDVLPESLTQQNGSTQNCSVTDGDLMVSAMPSLGLKNPQELWGLTQNSLVFIEALKLFFAKRKKVCVEIGHLTFDKDDQLAVEFVTAAANIRAESFGIPLHSLFEAKGIAGNIVHAVATTNAIIAGLIVIEAIKVLKKDVDKFRMTYCLEHPSKKLLLMPIEPYEPNPACYVCSETPLVLEINTRKSKLRDLVDKIVKTKLGMNLPLIMHGNSLLYEVGDDLDDIMVANYNANLEKYLSELPSPILNGSILTVEDLQQELSCKINVKHREEFDEEKEPEGMVLSGWTPSPATNGESASTSNNENPVDVTESSSGSEPASKKRRLSETEASNHKKETENVESEDDDIMEVENPMMVSKKKIRVE from the exons ATGGCTACGCAACAACAGCAATCCGCCATTAAA GGCGCGAAAGTGCTTATGGTTGGAGCTGGTGGGATTGGTTGCGAGTTACTTAAGACTCTTGCTCTTTCTGGATTCGAGGACATTCATATT ATTGACATGGACACTATTGAAGTCAGTAACCTGAATAGGCAATTTCTATTCCGTCGTTCTCATGTTGGGCAGTCTAAGGCTAAG GTTGCCAGAGATGCAGTCTTGAGATTTAGGCCTAACATTAATATAAGATCATACCATGCAAATGTGAAGAATCCCGAGTTTGATGTTGATTTTTTCAAGCAATTTGATGTTGTTCTGAATGGGCTGGACAACTTGGACGCAAGGCGTCATGTGAATCGCCTTTGTCTTGCAGCTGATGTTCCTCTTGTAGAAAGTGGGACAACGGGCTTCCTTGGACAG GTAACTGTGCATATAAAGGGAAAAACAGAATGTTATGAGTGCCAAACCAAACCTGCTCCAAAGACTTATCCTGTGTGTACAATAACCAGCACGCCAACTAAG TTTGTGCACTGTATTGTATGGGCAAAAGACCTGCTCTTTGCAAAGTTGTTTGGCGACAAGAATCAAGATAATGATCTTAATGTGCGATCCAACAATTCTGCAAGCTCatccaaagaaacagaagatgtATTTGAACGttcagaagatgaagatatTGAGCAGTATGGTAGGAAGATATATGATCATGTGTTTGGTTCTAACATTGAAGCGGCTTTGTCCAATGAAGAGACATGGAAAAATCGCAGACGACCAAGGCCTATATACAGTAAGGATGTCTTGCCTGAAAGTCTGACTCAACAAAATGGAAGCACTCAGAATTGTTCTGTTACTGATGGTGATTTAATGGTCTCTGCCATGCCATCGCTTGGCCTGAAGAATCCACAGGAATTGTGGGGTCTAACGCAGAATTCTCTTGTGTTCATAGAAGCATTGAAGTTGTTCTTCGCCAAGAGAAAGAAGGTCTGTGTG GAAATAGGACACCTTACTTTTGACAAAGATGATCAGTTAGCTGTAGAATTTGTTACTGCTGCTGCAAATATCCGTGCTGAGTCTTTCGGAATTCCTTTGCACAGCCTTTTTGAAGCGAAAGGTATTGCTGGAAACATTGTTCATGCTGTTGCTACGACCAACGCCATTATTGCTGGTTTAATTGTCATTGAAGCAATCAAAGTGCTGAAAAAGGATGTGGACAAGTTCAG AATGACATATTGCTTAGAACACCCAAGCAAAAAGCTGCTGCTTATGCCAATCGAGCCATATGAACCTAATCCTGCTTGCTATGTCTGTTCCGAG ACCCCATTAGTACTCGAGATCAATACTCGGAAATCAAAACTACGGGATCTAGTTGATAAAATTGTGAAAACCAAGCTTGGAATGAACCTACCGTTGATTATGCACGGGAATTCGCTTCTGTATGAAGTTGGCGATGATCTTGATGATATTATGGTTGCAAACTACAACGCTAATCTTGAGAAG TATCTATCAGAACTTCCTTCTCCCATTCTTAACGGAAGCATTCTCACAGTCGAAGATCTTCAACAAGAGCTATCTTGCAAGATAAATGTCAAGCACAg GGAAGAATTTGACGAGGAAAAAGAACCTGAAGGAATGGTACTCTCTGGATGGACACCATCTCCAGCTACCAATGGCGAGAGCGCATCAACATCAAACAACGAGAACCCAGTTGATGTTACAGAGAGTTCCTCAGGATCCGAGCCTGCTTCTAAGAAGAGAAGACTCTCTGAGACCGAGGCCAGTAAtcataagaaagaaacagagaacgtcgagagtgaagatgatgatatcaTGGAGGTTGAAAATCCCATGATGGTgagcaaaaagaagataagagtTGAATAG
- the SAE2 gene encoding SUMO-activating enzyme 2 (SUMO-activating enzyme 2 (SAE2); CONTAINS InterPro DOMAIN/s: Ubiquitin-activating enzyme repeat (InterPro:IPR000127), Ubiquitin-activating enzyme (InterPro:IPR019572), UBA/THIF-type NAD/FAD binding fold (InterPro:IPR000594), Molybdenum cofactor biosynthesis, MoeB (InterPro:IPR009036), NAD(P)-binding domain (InterPro:IPR016040); BEST Arabidopsis thaliana protein match is: E1 C-terminal related 1 (TAIR:AT5G19180.1); Has 14680 Blast hits to 13838 proteins in 2422 species: Archae - 213; Bacteria - 8268; Metazoa - 1751; Fungi - 1135; Plants - 581; Viruses - 0; Other Eukaryotes - 2732 (source: NCBI BLink).), translating into MATQQQQSAIKGAKVLMVGAGGIGCELLKTLALSGFEDIHIIDMDTIEVSNLNRQFLFRRSHVGQSKAKVARDAVLRFRPNINIRSYHANVKNPEFDVDFFKQFDVVLNGLDNLDARRHVNRLCLAADVPLVESGTTGFLGQVTVHIKGKTECYECQTKPAPKTYPVCTITSTPTKFVHCIVWAKDLLFAKLFGDKNQDNDLNVRSNNSASSSKETEDVFERSEDEDIEQYGRKIYDHVFGSNIEAALSNEETWKNRRRPRPIYSKDVLPESLTQQNGSTQNCSVTDGDLMVSAMPSLGLKNPQELWGLTQNSLVFIEALKLFFAKRKKEIGHLTFDKDDQLAVEFVTAAANIRAESFGIPLHSLFEAKGIAGNIVHAVATTNAIIAGLIVIEAIKVLKKDVDKFRMTYCLEHPSKKLLLMPIEPYEPNPACYVCSETPLVLEINTRKSKLRDLVDKIVKTKLGMNLPLIMHGNSLLYEVGDDLDDIMVANYNANLEKYLSELPSPILNGSILTVEDLQQELSCKINVKHREEFDEEKEPEGMVLSGWTPSPATNGESASTSNNENPVDVTESSSGSEPASKKRRLSETEASNHKKETENVESEDDDIMEVENPMMVSKKKIRVE; encoded by the exons ATGGCTACGCAACAACAGCAATCCGCCATTAAA GGCGCGAAAGTGCTTATGGTTGGAGCTGGTGGGATTGGTTGCGAGTTACTTAAGACTCTTGCTCTTTCTGGATTCGAGGACATTCATATT ATTGACATGGACACTATTGAAGTCAGTAACCTGAATAGGCAATTTCTATTCCGTCGTTCTCATGTTGGGCAGTCTAAGGCTAAG GTTGCCAGAGATGCAGTCTTGAGATTTAGGCCTAACATTAATATAAGATCATACCATGCAAATGTGAAGAATCCCGAGTTTGATGTTGATTTTTTCAAGCAATTTGATGTTGTTCTGAATGGGCTGGACAACTTGGACGCAAGGCGTCATGTGAATCGCCTTTGTCTTGCAGCTGATGTTCCTCTTGTAGAAAGTGGGACAACGGGCTTCCTTGGACAG GTAACTGTGCATATAAAGGGAAAAACAGAATGTTATGAGTGCCAAACCAAACCTGCTCCAAAGACTTATCCTGTGTGTACAATAACCAGCACGCCAACTAAG TTTGTGCACTGTATTGTATGGGCAAAAGACCTGCTCTTTGCAAAGTTGTTTGGCGACAAGAATCAAGATAATGATCTTAATGTGCGATCCAACAATTCTGCAAGCTCatccaaagaaacagaagatgtATTTGAACGttcagaagatgaagatatTGAGCAGTATGGTAGGAAGATATATGATCATGTGTTTGGTTCTAACATTGAAGCGGCTTTGTCCAATGAAGAGACATGGAAAAATCGCAGACGACCAAGGCCTATATACAGTAAGGATGTCTTGCCTGAAAGTCTGACTCAACAAAATGGAAGCACTCAGAATTGTTCTGTTACTGATGGTGATTTAATGGTCTCTGCCATGCCATCGCTTGGCCTGAAGAATCCACAGGAATTGTGGGGTCTAACGCAGAATTCTCTTGTGTTCATAGAAGCATTGAAGTTGTTCTTCGCCAAGAGAAAGAAG GAAATAGGACACCTTACTTTTGACAAAGATGATCAGTTAGCTGTAGAATTTGTTACTGCTGCTGCAAATATCCGTGCTGAGTCTTTCGGAATTCCTTTGCACAGCCTTTTTGAAGCGAAAGGTATTGCTGGAAACATTGTTCATGCTGTTGCTACGACCAACGCCATTATTGCTGGTTTAATTGTCATTGAAGCAATCAAAGTGCTGAAAAAGGATGTGGACAAGTTCAG AATGACATATTGCTTAGAACACCCAAGCAAAAAGCTGCTGCTTATGCCAATCGAGCCATATGAACCTAATCCTGCTTGCTATGTCTGTTCCGAG ACCCCATTAGTACTCGAGATCAATACTCGGAAATCAAAACTACGGGATCTAGTTGATAAAATTGTGAAAACCAAGCTTGGAATGAACCTACCGTTGATTATGCACGGGAATTCGCTTCTGTATGAAGTTGGCGATGATCTTGATGATATTATGGTTGCAAACTACAACGCTAATCTTGAGAAG TATCTATCAGAACTTCCTTCTCCCATTCTTAACGGAAGCATTCTCACAGTCGAAGATCTTCAACAAGAGCTATCTTGCAAGATAAATGTCAAGCACAg GGAAGAATTTGACGAGGAAAAAGAACCTGAAGGAATGGTACTCTCTGGATGGACACCATCTCCAGCTACCAATGGCGAGAGCGCATCAACATCAAACAACGAGAACCCAGTTGATGTTACAGAGAGTTCCTCAGGATCCGAGCCTGCTTCTAAGAAGAGAAGACTCTCTGAGACCGAGGCCAGTAAtcataagaaagaaacagagaacgtcgagagtgaagatgatgatatcaTGGAGGTTGAAAATCCCATGATGGTgagcaaaaagaagataagagtTGAATAG